GCAGTTTCGGGCCTTGGGTTCCTGCTTGAATTTGCGGTGCGCTGTGGTGGTGGGAGGTATGGATATGATAACCCAGACCAAGACTCTGATGCAAAGACCGCACGTGGTCATAGCTACTCCCGGTAGGATTAAGGTTCTCATTGAACAGAATCCTGATATTCCCCCCGTCTTCTCCAGAACTAAGGTAAAAGCAGCTCCTTTCAGTTCTCTCTTAAGGTTGCTAGTTCTGATGTAGTAGTAACTTTTTTCTGGTAAACTCAGCTATGAATTCAGATCCTATAATGTGAGGTTAGTTGAGGATTTCTTAGAATTCTATTATTATAGCTAAAGAATTAACGAACAaggtcaaatttttttttttttttttgataaccgtggtgtTCGGACCACCTTTTGCGCACCTCGACTAATATTCCACGGAATACCTGCCATCTCCCACCAGCAACAACAGGTACCagataactctatccaccaaggcttggatagatgtgaagaaatcacctagCTTTTTTGCGTCCACTGGGATTTGAACCTGATACCTCATGGttaccactaggccacacccttgggtgccaAAAATGTGTTCATTTTCAGGGAGATTCTTTTTAAGAATGCATGTCGGAAGAGTTGGATAAGTTAGTGCATTATTACAGTGCTGGTTTTTGTCAAATACAATTCAAAAGAACCCTTATTATAAAAAACTCTTTTTTCTCTTTGATAAGTAATGTCGTAGAAGTATATTGATATGTGGGTACACGAAAGTTCTGGTAAAGCTTCATAGGACTAACATCTTTTGTGCCTTGGTTCATCAAAAGGCTGGTAAAAACTATAAGACTTTTTGAGAATGAACATGCATATAGCACCAAGGCAGATTGTACGTTTTGAATTGTGTAATGATCATCTTTGAGCCATCCAGATCTATTTTTATCTCATTCAATAAGAGCCAGAATAGGCTGTTTGCTAAGGAACGATGAAGTTTTAGACACACTTCATTTTCTATAGAGACCAGCAAAGCAGCAGTTATTTGCCTAAGCAGGCAAATACCTCTTCTTCTATTTGTCTTCTGTTTTTATGACTCTGTGCTTCATGCCTGAAGGGTGAAAGTTCATTCCTTTATTTCCTTATAGTCCCATGTTCCTGTTAGGCTTCGTTACTGTGAAATTAGTCTAATATTAGCAAATACACATACTAAACCACATGGATAGTCTTCCTCTCCAATTGTGAACGCTTATCTCTATGTTGCCTTTCAGTTCCTTGTGTTGGATGAAGCAGATAGAGTTCTAGACGTAGGGTTTGAAGAGGAATTAAGGGCAATATTTCAGTGCTTGCCAAATAATCGACAAACTCTTCTATTCTCTGCAACAATGACTAGCAACCTACAGACACTACTTGAACTTTCTGCAAACAACGCGTATTTCTATGAGGCATATGAGGGATTCAAGACGGTAGAGTCGCTTAAGCAGCAGTACATTTTTATTCCCAAGAATGTGAAGGATGTCTATCTGCAATACATTTTATCCAAACTCGAAGATTTGGGTGTTCGCTCTGCCATCATTTTTGTTTCCACCTGCAGGTACAATTCTTTTTGAAGCCCTATAAACTCATTTTACTAATTAAATTTCTATAAAGAAGTGTTGGTTTTATCTCAGGagaccttttcttgaggttttatTCAACTTTAAGATGGCCACACCTGCAAAACGACAAGAAAACAAAGTTTAACTTTCTGGTTTAGAAGACATAAAACCAAAAACTCAAAAGTTTACttaacatacatatatatatatatgtatatatgtttttagTGGCCTGCTATACAGTTTCTTTAAAAATGAAAATTCAAGTAATCCTTTCATTAATAGCAGCCCAATCATTGTGAGGAGTATGTAAAAAGGGCGTGATTCAACTACTTTCATCTACCAAGACCAACTATTGCACCAAAATTTATAAATGAAACAAAAAAAATCTTTTCATACTTCTAGCATCTATCTAATTAATCTGGAAGATTCTCGTATTTCCTTTATTCCAGTAAGTGAAAGTATGTGCAGCACTAAGGCatgtaaataaaaaaagaaagaggaaGTTGATGATTTTCTGGACGTTTACAGTTATATTATACTATTTTGACTAGGTGCTGTCAGCTTTTGGGTTTGTTATTGGAAGAACTCGAAATGGATGCTGCGGCATTGCATTCATACAAGTCCCAGTCACTGAGGCTTTCTGCACTTCATAAATTCAAATCTGGGCAGGTCCCAATATTGGTTGCTACTGATGTTGCCAGTCGCGGTTTAGACATTCCGACGGTTGATCTGGTGATAAATTATGACATCCCAAGGTTTGAGTTTAATTGGATATTTCCATTACAAGTTAATCAAAAAGAGTTTGATGTGTTAAATGTAGCGATTGTTCGCTGCAGGTATCCACAGGATTATGTTCATCGTGTTGGACGTACGGCAAGAGCTGGACGAGGTGGACTTGCTGTCAGCTTTATCACTCAGGTGAGAACTCGACAGAATTCTTTTCTGCCGCTAGGGTTTTTCAGATCTGAGTAGTATGGCCGGAAATATCTGCCCGTACCAGGAATGGTTGTTTGTAGAAATGCCTGTCACGGAATGTTCAGAACACATCAATAAATTAAACTAGCAATAAGTGGGTATCTGTATTTTTATGGAACAACTGAAAGAAATGAAATCATAATTGGTTATTTCTCCCTGTTTGACTGTGCTTTGGTGGCGGAGTTACTTGATAGctgtattgatggaagatgcagGTACCCAGGTGTATTCACCATCTAAAGCCAATTCCAGTCATGTATTATCTTCTTTATGTTTTCGAAGCTGTTATGAGTGTCTTCCAGATGATTGAACGTTTCCTTTTTCCATTTATGTTGACATAGCATGTCATCAATTTGTCTTCAGCTTTTTGGGTGCATTAGGTTTCTTCCCAGTTTGTTAGGACTGCTTATGTGAAGCCGATACAAATTTCCTTGACCCTTCAATTTCTTGTTTGAGAGAATGAATCACTGCTCTTGATCCATATTAGTTGAATTAGCACCATCTAAAGCCAATGCCAGCGCTTTATTCTCTTCTTCACATTTTTGAAGTTGTTGCCTGACTTTCCATGAGCCTCCTCCAGATGACTGAACTTTTCCTCCATTTTAGTTGATCCACGAGCTTACTGCTTTCTTCTTCCATCTCCAGTAGCATGCATCCTTGTTTCTCAACTCTTTGCATGCTTTGGTTCTCTTTCAGCTTCTGAGGATGTTTTCTTCTGTGAAGTCATTGCAAACTCCCTTAGCACCTCAATTTCTTGTTTAAGAGAACAAATCTGTTGCTCTTGATCGATGTTGGTTGCATTAGCACCGTCTAAAGCCAATGCCAACCGTCTATTCTCTGCTTCACATTTCATAGCATCTCACATAGTCAGCTCGAAGCGTATGATCTGTAGAGCCTAGATGCTTCACAGCGGTCTGCTTTTCCTTTAGCTTTGGCTCAATTGCTCCGTAGGATTATTTCGTGACAACAAGCTCATCTTCTTTCCCAGTCAATTCATGAGTGAGCTTTTCTACCAATCAAACTTGCCTCCTGATTTTTGGTTAGTAGCTCATTGTGGGTTCTTCAAGTTCTCAAACAACTCAGCTTTACTTTGATATGTAGTTTCTCCTTCAATTGCAAGTTTGCCTTCATCTTAGTGCATCATGTATTGTTCCAATTTCCTCACTCCACAATTAGATCTACTAGAAACACCTGacagtgagattttgggtcatagTCCATCCAATAAAGGGAGAAGAAGAGAAGTGGGGTTAAGTTGGAAATGAagaaattgaattgaccgacctTTAGTCAAAAGGATGTGTTACTAATAGTGTGATTCAGTACTAGTGCTGCTTCTCTCTGACTGAAGTCGTTCCCTCTTCCTTTGATTTTCTCAAGCTTACTTACCCATATCATGGAAAAGGGGTACGTCAATGGCGACATGTGCTGTGTTTTTATGAATGTTTTCTTTGTCTTGGAACTAATCAGGAACTTTTGGACTTTCAGCCTGATAATATTTTTCTTTAGCTTTGCTTAGTTTTAAGATTGCTTGTTGCAGAATGACGTGGATCTCATTCATGAAATAGAAGCCGTGCTCGGGAAACAATTGGAGAAATTTGAATGCAAAGAGAATGAGGTGCTTGCTGATATCACAAAGGTAAGAAACCCCCTCCATTTTTTTCTTCCCGAAATGTCTGGTCAGTTTAAATGAGTTTATATGAGGAACGGATATGTCATCATTTGCTAGTTTTCATGTTTCTGAATACCT
The DNA window shown above is from Nicotiana tomentosiformis chromosome 8, ASM39032v3, whole genome shotgun sequence and carries:
- the LOC104089829 gene encoding DEAD-box ATP-dependent RNA helicase 36, with product MEYEEQVLVDQNFPLFSRKTKPTTRNPVPAPAAVAAAENPKQQLLKETNSSPTPNHITFSDLGLAEWAVQTCKELGMKKPTPVQHHCIPRILSGQDVLGLAQTGSGKTAAFALPILHRLAEDPYGVSCLVITPTRELAFQLAEQFRALGSCLNLRCAVVVGGMDMITQTKTLMQRPHVVIATPGRIKVLIEQNPDIPPVFSRTKFLVLDEADRVLDVGFEEELRAIFQCLPNNRQTLLFSATMTSNLQTLLELSANNAYFYEAYEGFKTVESLKQQYIFIPKNVKDVYLQYILSKLEDLGVRSAIIFVSTCRCCQLLGLLLEELEMDAAALHSYKSQSLRLSALHKFKSGQVPILVATDVASRGLDIPTVDLVINYDIPRYPQDYVHRVGRTARAGRGGLAVSFITQNDVDLIHEIEAVLGKQLEKFECKENEVLADITKVYKARRVASMKMMDDGFEEKAESRKAQKVKMQHERKGRNKKQKRERGAKDV